The proteins below are encoded in one region of Lepisosteus oculatus isolate fLepOcu1 chromosome 10, fLepOcu1.hap2, whole genome shotgun sequence:
- the seraf gene encoding von Willebrand factor D and EGF domain-containing protein encodes MALCRSSQTGAGTLLLVAALCLCLGVCDGRSEASRGVAIPFVFDLKASCDPLCQHAGICIRNNTCFCSKGYEGEQCQYANCYPKCKNGGECLRPGKCRCPPGYGGKYCHKVTCEGGCWNGGECIAVNGIAKCLCPSSWTGSKCQEAICPQGCRNGGSCVAPGICSCPEGWLGGACHIAICKRPCQHGGKCVAPNVCRCRAPHDGPQCADRKKP; translated from the exons ATGGCTCTGTGTCGGAGCTCTCAGACGGGGGCCGGGACGCTGCTCCTTGTGGCTGCTCTTTGCCTGTGCCTGGGTGTTTGCGACGGCAGGTCCGAGGCTTCGAGGGGAGTGGCGATCCCCTTTGTGTTCGATCTGAAGGCCTCCTGTGACCCCTTGTGCCAGCACGCGGGCATCTGCATACGGAACAACACCTGCTTCTGCTCCAAGGGCTACGAAGGGGAGCAGTGCCAGTATG CTAATTGCTACCCTAAGTGTAAGAACGGAGGAGAATGTCTTCGACCAGGAAAATGCAGGTGTCCACCAGGCTATGGAGGCAAATATTGTCATAAAG tgacaTGCGAGGGGGGCTGCTGGAACGGAGGCGAATGCATCGCCGTCAATGGGATTGCCAAGTGCCTCTGTCCCTCGAGCTGGACCGGCTCGAAATGCCAAGAAG CAATCTGTCCTCAGGGATGTAGAAACGGAGGGAGCTGTGTGGCTCCTGGCATCTGCAGCTGTCCAGAGGGCTGGCTTGGAGGAGCGTGTCACATAG CTATCTGTAAGCGTCCGTGTCAGCACGGCGGGAAATGCGTCGCGCCGAACGTCTGCAGGTGCCGCGCGCCTCACGACGGGCCGCAGTGCGCGGACAGAAAGAAACCATGA
- the tmem106ba gene encoding transmembrane protein 106Ba has product MGKSFSHLNKDDCSDSLASTPEATDKKGLIHSESQGEEGKNGDVSQFPYVEFTGRDSVTCPTCQGTGRIPRGQENQLVALIPYSDQRLRPRRTKLYVTASVVVCLLLSGLAVFFLFPRSIDVSYVGVKSVFVTYDKTNCIVYLNITNTLNITNNNYYSVDVANISAQVQFSKTVIGKSRMSNITSIGPLDMKQIDYMVPTEISEEMSYMYNYCTLEAIKVHNIVVMMQVTVTTTYFGHAEQVSQERYQYVDCGGNTTYLHGSKVSNVLTPPE; this is encoded by the exons ATGGGGAAGTCATTCTCGCACTTGAATAAAGATGACTGCAGTGATAGCCTTGCGTCTACACCCGAAGCTACAGACAAGAAAGGGCTGATTCATTCGGAATCGCAGGGCGAAGAGGGAAAAAACGGGGATGTGTCTCAGTTTCCGTACGTGGAATTCACGGGAAGGGACAGTGTCACGTGCCCCACGTGTCAGGGCACGGGGAGAATCCCGAGAg GCCAGGAGAATCAGCTGGTCGCATTGATTCCATACAGTGACCAAAGACTGAGACCCAGAAGGAC AAAGCTGTACGTTACAGCTTCCGTAGTAGTTTGCCTGCTGCTTTCTGGGCTGGCTGTGTTCTTCCTGTTTCCACGTTCCATTGATGTGTCCTATGTAGGTGTGAAATCGGTCTTCGTCACTTACGACAAAACAAACTGTATCGTGTATCTCAATATTACG AACACTCTGAATATTACCAATAACAACTATTATTCTGTGGATGTGGCAAACATCAGTGCACAAGTTCAGTTCTCCAAAACTGTGATAGGAAAGTCTAGGATGAGCAATATCACTTCTATTGGACCTCTCGACATGAAGCAG atTGACTACATGGTTCCTACAGAAATATCAGAAGAGATGAGTTACATGTa TAATTATTGCACATTGGAGGCTATAAAGGTCCACAATATTGTTGTAATGATGCA AGTGACAGTCACAACAACTTACTTTGGGCACGCCGAGCAGGTGTCTCAGGAGAGATACCAGTATGTGGATTGTGGAGGGAACACCACTTACCTGCACGGCTCCAAGGTTTCAAACGTTCTCACCCCCCCGGAGTAG